acagagtgagttccaggacagttagggctacacaaagaaaccctaactctgaaaaacaaacaaacaaacaaacaaacaaacacttacATGGAAGGTAGCTGGCTTTCCCTGCACCATATGGCTTTCCCTGCACCATATGTTGAGGAAATAGAAGAAGTATGGTTCAGTTTTATTCCTGCCAGTCCTCAAAGTCTTTGCTTTTGACTATAGTTTGAGGGTTTCCAACCTATGTGCTGGACAGCTTCAGTTGCTTAAATGTGACCTCACAGTAAACTGAGCTTTGAGCAGCAATGACTCATAAAAATTTGGTGGTCTTCATTGTGCTGCCATCAGCCTGATAAACAAACTCAGAGGGTCACAAAGCTCTGCAGAGTTTCAGCAGGGAATAGTCTCAAAATGGATTTAGGGTGAAGGATGATTGACCTTGTCAGTCAGGCAAGCAGAGGGCCAGATGATCAAACAGGAATAGAATTTCagtacaaaacaaagcaaagatgtTGTATGTGCTGACAGAGGCACAGAAGGCCTGGCTGGACAAAGTGCAGAAAGACAATGAGCTGGCCAAACGAGAGACTAGAGTTATCTCAGAAGACAAAAAAGGCTTTGAAACTAAACAATCTGGTCTGGGTGCCCTTAAGCCATCCCTCACCAAAGAgcctatttcttttctctgtccatGCCAAAGAAATGATTCTGAGTGGTTTACATTGAGTCCACAGGAGAGGTATGCTTTTAGTTCATACATAAGAAATGatcattgttttgttgttttttgttttgtgacatgGGAAATGCAATGTTTTCTCAATGGAGAAATGGCCCTTGTTCTTGGCCAAAACATTGAGATCTTTGACTGGGATGATAGGTGAGCAAATATGTGGTATCTTCAACACTCTAATCTACCTttgccttttttatcttttagattAGCTTGGGCAAAAGAATCCAGAGACCCTAGAATTTCAGAAGGTCAACAGTCTCCACTGGAGAAAAAGATCCTGGTAAATAATCTGTATACTCTACAGTTTGGAGCTACTTACAAAAGGGACCCGAGGCTTAAAATTCTTCTGTACAGGTGACCCTTTGAGGCATTACTCAGCTTTCAGTCTTGTAGAGTAAATTATTCCAGACccatatactttaaaaactagTTATTTATTGTTGATGGGCACTATATACTTTGAGAACACCCAGGCTTGCCTGGGAGCATGGGGTGTAAAATTTAAACTGTTACTCTAAAGTAAATAAAAGGGGTGGGTGGATGTGTTTTTACCTGCTTTTGACTttagagttctgggattaaggtTCATGCTACCACTCCTGGCCCAAGACTCCTTCTTTATAATAGTACTGGGGAAAGCAAActtcttttaaatgtgtttaaaggaaaaattacaaaattctGAAACTCACTTTGACAGAGTTGTGGTGGTGTGCATACAACAGCAGCAAGGCACTTGGTAACTCAGAAATGCCACGAGGAGAACAGAGCCCTCTGCAGGGAGCAAGCTCGTTCTCTCGACTACTGGCTCGCAAAAGCAGAGTCGtattataataaaagaataatggACATGATGAAAAAAGACAAAGGTggtgaaacaaagacaaaagtggAAGagaaacaaccaccaccacacacagggaaacagaaacagcaTGATTGGGTgcctgagagagagaagaagcaaaTAGAAAGGCACATTCATAGAACAGGCCAGGCCAGAGAATTTAAGGACAAACCCTGGAGACAGCAGCAACTCTTCAGTGAATCTACACTACCCAAAATTATGCTAGAGAAGGATAGCATCCCGAAAGCACAGAAGATAAGACAGGCACGTGAGAGAGAGCTGCTCCAAATTAAAGATCACCAGAAGCGCATGATTCGAGGGAGGGAACTTCTACAGCAAAGGCTCGAAGAAAGAATCTTGAGAAAAAGCCTGAGCCAGATCCCACTTCCTGAGAAACACGTTCGAgtgaagaaacagagaaaagagtTTGAGAGGGTAGTTGCATACCCACTTTTCCAGCCATCCAATACTAGTCGGATTAAAGTGGATATTCTTATGGAAAAATCTCAGGATGAAAAGGACTTGAGCACAATTATAAAACCTTTTGGAAGGAGATTCTTAGCTGTACCGCCCTTTTTGAGAACtcaaataggaaaaataaaggaTCTGTAAAGTTTCAGAGCTTTGCTAATGGAaccatgtttcttttttctttctttctttttttggggtgtgtgtgtgttggtggcaggggggaggggagtcctggctgtcctggaactctcgggcctcaaactcagagttctgcctgcctttatctcccaaagcctgggattaaaggtgtgcacccctaCCACCTGGCTGAAAacatgtaaactttttttttttttttttttttttttttggtttttcgagacagggtttctctgtgtagtcctggctgtcctgatactcgctctggaactcagaaatccacctgcctctgcctcccaagtgctgggattaaaggcgtgtgtcaccactgcccagcacatatTTCTTATATGAATCTATTGTTTGTGTTCTggttgtctgggttttttttttttgtttgtttatttgtttttgttttaaaggtttatttatttaatatatatgagtagtCTATCTGCAAGTacacatgccagaagagggcatcagatcacattaaagatggttgtaagccaccatgtggttgctgggaattgaattcaggacctctggaagggtagCACCtactctttaccactgagccatctctcctgccctgagtagtatgatttttattatatacatacatatttagcAAATAGTTGGGCTTGAAAGTTTGCCtattttctaatttgtatttgtttaaatATCCTTTCAAAAGTGTttagattatatttatttgttatgtgtgagtggtgtgtatgtgtgcattgcatctgttcatatgtgcatgcatccatgtgtgcatgtgtgtgcatgcctctgtgtgtgtgtgtatgagttaaTGTGGAGATTAGAAGTGGTCCTTTCCTTCTATCACCTGGGTCCTGGGGATtcaacttaggtcatcaggcttggcagcaagaaccTTTACTTACTGAATCATTTTTCCAGCCCTGTTAAACATTGCTTCCTTATTTATAAAGTGGGAACAGCTTCTTAAGGGATTTATGGAGAATGAAGAACATTGTAGGACATTATTATGTACTGTTGTTTTGTAGATGTTAGCTCTCCCAGCTGGGAAGACCTAGTAGTTCAATAATGGTGAAGAAGGAATTTTTCTCATTCACCCAGATCTTTGGTTTCTCCTGCTTCCAACATTCAAAGTAATCTTAATAATGTTACTACAGTTCAATATAattgtgggaagtggctccgcACTTGCCATtgcaaggtggcacttggcataggcattgcttaagagaaaagacaactccatatatggagttttatgtgctgagaggtgtggttacccgatcaccccacctcgcatcattgagaatggccaatcaccagtgacttcatggcagctgctgataggatcaaggcaatgcttataaggggcttcgggagctggggaggagaagggagagagaagaagctcgctgtacagggatagctgaataaaccgcttgaagaagaacacggttgtcgttgccttattccgctggtcggaCATGGGCAGCGACATATAATCTTACACTTTGTTGGTTACTTTGCTACCTTCACTAGAGAAATACCAACCAGGCCATAAAATTCTGACTTgcaacatttaatttatttatttatatgcaaagTTTAATTTTGAGACTCTATGTGCTATTCATGTGTTCATTACTGGAGATAAGGGGATGTTATGTGAGAtgtttcctggggagacatgaatAAATGTCTACTCACCTCAGATGAGGCACCAATAATAGACCAAAAACATCATTTCTACAAAAGAGCAACTTGGTAAACTAGTTAGTTATTTTGGTGACTTACCCAACCATGGATGATCAAAGACAGCTCTGTATCACCAAAAAGTCTACTTAGTATAGGTAATGACTTGTGAAAGCTGAAATCCTGGAGCCTTCTGCAGGGCTTGCAGGTATCAGACATTTCAGAGAGTCTCCATTCTTCAGTTGTAATTGCTTGGGGAGAGTTCTTGTGAATCTTGTaaatttcaggaacttcctggatgctgggaacctgCACAAGCCCCAAATAACATTTACCTGACTTGACTTTATGTTATTCTGAGGCCAGAAGCCACAGACCTCTGGTGATTAATACCCATTTGTTAAACAGTAGAGGATTAAGTAAAGAAGTTCTTTGCCCCCTCCCAGGTTCTTTgcagccccaccctgaggctggGAGTTCACTAAGTCTTTGCTAGCTAAAGAAAGCCACATAAAGAAACAAACTTTGAAAAGAGATTCTAATCTTTATttctaagggaaagaaaaaagggggaactAACTTTCTGTTGATCTTAAGAAACAACCTGACTCTAAAAAATTAACCTGTCTGAGCTCTCTGCTCTGCCCTTCTCTGCTTCCATTCTGcttctctcctgcttctgctcttATCGTCATTGTTCCTAGTTCTTGTACTTTTTTAGGATTCATGATCACATGCTATTCCATGCATCTTTTTTCAAATGTTCacaagttcaaacataaatttgaatcataaattgaataagaagtaacaacagagatgtttacatgtgtttccattaagactagttaTCTAACTAAACATGTATTATCTGCCATTATCTCCACAGGTTCATTAAACATTTAAGATGGTAATTTTTATGTCTAAGTTAGCAAGGTTTTGCCAAGGAGCAAATCATCTGCCTAGAGTCTCAATAgtattgaagttttgtatagattcagtcaatattttctcttctgtccttgcacctacaataatTGTTCATTCCATTTTACTACCTTTAGTTATCAGATAATAGTTTCACATAGCCtaaaaggaatgttttccttaTCATAAATCCATTTCAACCCTGCTTTCTATCTTAGTGCAATTAGCTCATGGCACACAAAGGTTTACAGAGCCCCGGTTGTACCTTTCATATTACAGAGGGCTCAAATTACTTATATAAACTTGGGGATTCTATGGAATCATTATTAGGAATTgtgaaatcatcaatttgtctacaTAACATTACTACGAGAGAGTACATCTTCGTTGATCTGCAAAAAGTCTGCCAAATAGGGTGACCTAATCTCCAGGAattgttatattaatttaataatgacagaaaaggCATATTAGCTCTAAGAATCAATCCTGAGATGAGATTTCTGAAAGCCTTGCAATTCAAAATTATCCATTGCAGACCAAGCAAAATGATGCGTCATCTCCAGAATGTCACTTGTACGCCGTCAGCCTTTCTTGGATGGCTCCTGACACCTGGGACACTGGGACTCTGTTGTATAATTAAGTCTTAATGAACCTCCCTCCAGAATTGAATGTTTTAATTCAGTAGAAACTTCTACCCAGTCCTGAAGAGATGTCCTTGCCCTCGAGTAGTGAAGGGCTCATGGTGTGACTCACCCTACCACTGGGTAGTATGTGGTGAGAGTTATGTACAGGTTTATACAAAGGAAGGACCCTGCCTGAgtgagcaggaggaagaggagaaagaagattgGAGAAGGGTATCTAGGAGACATTATATTTCATCACTTCCTGTCACCCACTTCAGCAGCATATTCTCTTAGCATAGAACATGTCAGGTTTAAGCAAACTGAGCCtttcacagaaacatcttcagAGCTCATTGCAAACCATGACACGAAGTCAACATGTAGTGAGAATGTATTCACTAAGGTGACTTGCTACCAATTATTTTTCCATTCGATTCCTTTtctctgccctttctttcttcctcccccttttctcttctttctctctctctctctctctctctctctctctctctctctctctctctctctctctctgtttcagagagggtctctctattatgtaaccctggctgtcctggaactcactaagcagaccagggtgacctcaaactcacaagacatccacctgcctctgcctcccaagtgctgagattaaaggtgtgtgtcatcacaccttacttcattttcctttttaaacgagaaatgtatttatcttatgcatatgttttttttgtgtgcatatatgtctgtgcaccatgtgcatgcttggtatCCAGGGAGATTAGAAGCATAagatccactggagctggagttacagacagttgtgagccagccCATACAGGTGGttgaaattgaacttgggtcctctggaagagtaaccaaTGCTCTGAAACAACTcagtcatctcctcagccccaccaattcattctctttattattacattaatttattttgtgagtgtgtggggtgtgtgtgtgtgtgtgtgtgatgtctgtaCATGTTAGAGGATAGCATGTGGGAGACACTTCTCTCACCATCAGTTCCAGAGATTAAACTCAAGTCTCCAGCTTGGTAGGAAATGTCGTTACCTGCTGACCCAGCTCACCAGGTCATTTTTTAATACCAAAAGGTTGAGACAGTAGAAAGTCATAGTTGCTGAGTAGAGACCAGAGAAATACAACCTGAGTGTCCTAAAGTTGTACACTTAGTGACACTTCTGATACCCAGGGTCTGCACTGTTTGAATATCACTGGTTCTATCTTGTCTAACAGTACTTGCAGTAATACAAATGTCTTGTATCTGTGTTCTTCAGAAGAGTAGCTTCTTTCTGTATGTGGCCATTGGCCATTTAAGATGTGCCCAGTGTACCCAAGGAACTGaatgtttaatttgttttttggcagggtctccctaatttggttGAGTTTAACTTGCCACACGTGGCACTGCCCACCATAAGCAGTACAGCCAGGATAAATACTGTTTCTGCCTTCCGTATGGTGATTCCCCCATCTTCTGTACTTGACACTATCCTCTGGTATAAGAAGTTACTGCTTACTTCACATTAGACTGTTTTCCTTTGCAGTCCTGAGGTTCACTCATCTCTTAAAGAGTGCTATAGACAACTTCTTTAGTTGACTTTGACTGTTGAAGCAGGGATGTAGaatctccaaattaaaaaaaaaaaaaatcccagtccAGATTGACTCTCTGCTGAATTCTGTCAGACATTTACAGAATGACTAAGACAAATGatcctcaaattatttcataaaatagagaaGGAACATCAAGAAACTCATTTTGTGAAACTAGCCAAACTGAATAACTCTAAAATTTATATCCTAATTTCTCTGGTAAACatggataaaaaaaattctttaaaaataccaaTAAAGCAAGTTTAACATATATTCCTAAAAATCATATACCATGGCCAAATTTGCCTCATTCTAGGGGCACAAGTATGGTTCAACATATGCCAATCAGCAAAAGTAACACATCAGGCAAACAGACTCAAAGGGAGAAGTCACATGATtatctcaaactcagaaaggcTCATAATGGAGTTGAATCTGTCCCTGTCCAAGCCAACTCAGTCAACAGAGTCTTGAGGGAGGAAGTGAGAATTAAATAAAagacagggctgaagagatggcttagctgttaagagcactgactgctcttccagaggtcctgagttcagttcccaacaaccacatggtgactcacaaccatttgtgatgggaactgatgccctcttctggtgtgtctgaagacagtgacagtgcacttgtaaacataaaataaaattttttttaaaaaagaaaagacaattagacaacattataacATGACACCAGCTAGAGTTGAAGCTAAAgggggtttattttttttccagtctgcttttttATCATTCTAGGTACACACAAAGAATATGGTCAGTCCAAAGGCATAaacaaagtagtcaaggaacaaacaaggcataaacAAAAGTCACATGATTACTGTATTAAGGATCTTaactggcagtggtggcgcacgcatttaatcccagcacttgggaggcagaggcaggtggatttctgagttccaggccagcctggtctacagagtgactttcaggatagccaggactatacagagaaaccctgtctcaaaaaatcaaataataataataataataataataataataataataataatgttgttgttattattattattattattattattattattattattattattattattttattatttggagCCAGTGTGGCTTCATAGTAAAACTCTGTCATGGGTCAGACTGAAAAGTGGAGCATTACTACACCCTAGGAGCCCTGTGTGCTCTCCCCACTCACAGCCCTTTTCCTCACCCTAGAGACAACTCCTTCTGTTTTATAGCCATTGTTGCCTAGACTTGACAGATCCAAGAACATATTTCTAAATGATATTACTGTTTAAACTTACTTTATCACAATGGAATTTTACTAATGACTgactttttttcatgttttaattcATCCCTGAAGGTGTGTAGAACTGTATTAATATGCTGCACACTAATTACCTGGTTGGTTTGTGTCATTTGCATTAttcatactttttattatttattttaattttatgtatatgagtgttttgcctgcatgtatgtatgtgcaccatgtgtgcccGGTACCCAAATGGGCTAGAAGAGGTcatcaaatctcctggaactagagttgcaaaTGGTCACGAGACAccatatggtgctgggaattgaaccaagacattctgcaagaacagccaatactcttaactgctgaaccatctctccagcccctgtttctttttttcttaaagttgtATGTAGAAAGCTGCCCTCAGCCTGCTTTAGCTACTCAGTGCCAGCAGCCATGCATCCCCAGCTGCCAAGTATGACACATTTCTACTGTTGACAGGAGCCCTTTATAAAAGTGTAATGTCTATGTAAGGTCTGAGGATACACAAACTTAAGTTGTGAGggtataaaaaatgttttaagatatGTAAATGCAAGTTATAAAGGTATCAGAAAGTGTCTTAAAGTGGGTAAATGCAATTGTAAAAGTATAATGGTAGACACTATGCAGGAGAAGCTGTAGTAGGCAAATGAGCTTCCTGGAGACGACTCACCACTTTGCATGGTGGAGACGGCCTATCTCTGTGCACAGCTGCAATGGGTGTATCGTGGAAAGGCGTGGTCTCAGGGCTTTATCCCAGGACTGCTGCTTTCTGCTGCTGATTTGCCTTCTTATGTTCATCATTGCAGTATTCCTCATTTTTCTGGCATAGCATGATTGGGCAAAGAAAGACCTTTTCTGCCTATAATCTGTTATGATGGGTTCCTGGGTATTTGCCCACTCTGTTGGGCAAATTTCCTACAGATCAACATGAAGGTGAACTTTCATGAAtgaatgctgtttagatgaattactGACTTTACAGAGtttctgatttgattcaaatactTTCTAGAAGAAGCTGAGACAGTTAGTTGATAGAAAGTTTAAGGTTAGAGTCAAAAGTAGCATGTGTCTCCTCTTTGTAGAATAGTGACAGCTGCATAGATTAGAAATTTCAGTGAGCTTTCATCTGCCACAAGCACACAAGTTACTCTAGGAAGaaaattagtgatcaaggaaaCTAGTGAccttcattctaggtcaggtccaggGATGAGATCACAGGTACAACACCTTGATAAAGTAAGGAGTGGGTAATTCTattacaaaaacaacaacaacaacaacaaaccaaccacaGCTTTGAACTTAGAATGAGCTTATGGAGTGAGAGAGCTAAAATTACAGCTTTAAACTTTTAACTAACAATCCTGCTATAACTcccttgtattctaatgctaaacaTTGGCTCTCAGGATCCCCAGACAACCCCTTACAGCAAGTGTCCTTATGTAAACCCTGCTTGCCTATTTAACTGGTTCATAAAAGGATAGAGACCTGGGATTGGGCAGTAAAGGGAGAAAGGTGGGACTTGAGGATAGAGTGAGGGAGTtgccaggagaggagaagagaggtaAAGGAGGCCATTATGGGAGGAAGTGGACAGTGAGCACCTGGCAAGGAAAAGTAGCAAATAACAAGGGACATTATGGCTGAAAAAATAAGTTAGAATAGTTCAAAACCTGGCCAATCTAGGTTTActgcttgtaaataaaatacctggattgtgtgtcttttttaGTAGATAGAATGATTAATTTCATTTACACTCCCACTTGTGTAacattttgtctgtttttgaataaagtaatatttttcttCCACAGAGAACTTTatcctgggggtggaggggggaattTATAAAAACGATAAGACAAAAACCAAAGATGTTCCAGCTTGCTCCTTAGAGTTTTGCTCTATTCAtcaattatgtatatgtgtaatatatacatttagaTATATTAAATGGTTAGAGCTAAAGTAGTTCAGGCAAAGGAAACCAGTTCCTTGTTCCTAAGGTGTGAGCAGAAATGCAAAGACATTGAATTTGGGGTTCATTTAAGACATGGAATTACAATATTTCTTACTGGATTAAATCTTGACTATAAAATACGTAAAGATGATACCAAAAGTATCTGGTCAGGAAAACCAGGAGCTCCCTTCCAACTCTGGAAGCAAAAGAGAGAGGTAGTATTTCAGCTGGTCCCATTTTCCTCCCTCCTTGGAAGTAAGTTCCCTACTCTGAGTACAGATAGAGGAGTTCCTTTTCAGGCCCTGATACCTGAGCGTTGTAGAGTCTCCTTCCCTATCTCCAAGTGTCTCAGTAGCCACGGAACACACAAGACTTTCAAGAAGTGATTGAAGGTCTCTGCTTCATGAACTGCCTCCCACTGTCGCTGGGTGATCTGAGCCATCCTATCTGCCACAGTCCATGTTCTCAGGTCCGAGTTCAGGCTGATATAATCGTGGCCATCAAAAGCATGTGAATAGTACCCACGGAGGAGGCGTCCGTCTGGCCCCAGGTCGCAACCCAGTAAACACTGGAAAGTGTGAGAGACTGCCACAGGCCAGAAAGTCAGTAACACGCACCCATGGAATTTTCACCTACACTGGAAACCAGCCCTAGGTCCACCATTCTCTTGGGTTCTGGGTCTCTGCAGATCCCGCAGCCTCTGGCCAAACCTAGGGTATGGGACCCTGGATGACTCAGATCAGTCTGTGGAGATGTGAAGAGGTAACTCACCATTTTCGCTCTGGTTATAGACCTGGATTGCGAATCTCAAGTTTTCTCGGGCATTGTGTGAATACCTCACTGCAAACTGTCTCTCAGTCTCCAAATACTCAGGCCCCATCTGCTTCATCCAGGGTCCCCGCACCTGGATCCTCTGAGTAGCTCCATCACTGTCAAAGCGCATAAACTGCATGTAGTCCACATAGCCAACACTGAAGACATGGGAATCTCGAAGACCCGGTTGAGACGCGGTCGTGGTTACCAAATACTTCATGGAGTGTGAACCTGTAGAGAGGACAGAGCGCAGTGAGaccctcacctcctcctcctggGATCTCCGGTGGGTGCTCGGGATGGGAGCGGTTCAGAGCACTGGGCTCCGAAGGTGGGATAAAGAAGGGAGCTAGAGTCTGGCTGGGCGATGAGAAGGAGCTGCTTCTCGGGTGCTGCCCAGAACTACTGGAGCCCATTGCCCTCATTCCTCCAGGCCAAGGCTGTTTCCCTCCAGACCCACACTCACCTGCAAAACTCTGGTTCATAGTCTGGGTCACAGGCAGGAATGCTGAAAGCACCAGGAGGATGGCACGCAGCGCCGGAGCACCCATCCTTGATGTGTGGAAAATCTGGAGAGACTGAGACTTTGTTCCTCTCTGTGGAGTTTATAGTGCTGTGGGTTGTGGGGAGATACCACAGTGACCATGAGTAGTTCTCCAAAATTCCTACATGTACTGGGAGTGAGAATATGGGTCCAGCTGGAAGGACAACTGACAGTGTGTAATCTACCCAGAGGGAATTCTGGGAGAACAAGGGACGTCCCAACCCACAGCTTTCCCGCCACAGACACCTTGAAGACAAAACCTCAGTCTGGGGACTTATGAAAACCCACTTCCTTATGTACTTGGTGCTCTTTGACACATCTACTCTCTCTGAGTCCTGTTAAGGAACTTTGTCCTATGAGATTCTCAATGTTTGGGATTCAGGATCTCTTGCTTGTGTT
The sequence above is drawn from the Arvicanthis niloticus isolate mArvNil1 chromosome 20, mArvNil1.pat.X, whole genome shotgun sequence genome and encodes:
- the LOC117724220 gene encoding RNA polymerase I subunit H-like isoform X3 — protein: MLYVLTEAQKAWLDKVQKDNELAKRETRVISEDKKGFETKQSGLGALKPSLTKEPISFLCPCQRNDSEWFTLSPQERLAWAKESRDPRISEGQQSPLEKKILSCGGVHTTAARHLVTQKCHEENRALCREQARSLDYWLAKAESYYNKRIMDMMKKDKGGETKTKVEEKQPPPHTGKQKQHDWVPEREKKQIERHIHRTGQAREFKDKPWRQQQLFSESTLPKIMLEKDSIPKAQKIRQARERELLQIKDHQKRMIRGRELLQQRLEERILRKSLSQIPLPEKHVRVKKQRKEFERVVAYPLFQPSNTSRIKVDILMEKSQDEKDLSTIIKPFGRRFLAVPPFLRTQIGKIKDL
- the LOC117724220 gene encoding RNA polymerase I subunit H-like isoform X1 codes for the protein MTSTKPRLAWAKESRDPRISEGQQSPLEKKILSCGGVHTTAARHLVTQKCHEENRALCREQARSLDYWLAKAESYYNKRIMDMMKKDKGGETKTKVEEKQPPPHTGKQKQHDWVPEREKKQIERHIHRTGQAREFKDKPWRQQQLFSESTLPKIMLEKDSIPKAQKIRQARERELLQIKDHQKRMIRGRELLQQRLEERILRKSLSQIPLPEKHVRVKKQRKEFERVVAYPLFQPSNTSRIKVDILMEKSQDEKDLSTIIKPFGRRFLAVPPFLRTQIGKIKDL
- the LOC117724220 gene encoding RNA polymerase I subunit H-like isoform X2, whose protein sequence is MDMMKKDKGGETKTKVEEKQPPPHTGKQKQHDWVPEREKKQIERHIHRTGQAREFKDKPWRQQQLFSESTLPKIMLEKDSIPKAQKIRQARERELLQIKDHQKRMIRGRELLQQRLEERILRKSLSQIPLPEKHVRVKKQRKEFERVVAYPLFQPSNTSRIKVDILMEKSQDEKDLSTIIKPFGRRFLAVPPFLRTQIGKIKDL